The DNA window acttctctctttgatactgccctctagtcgctcacaccccacatgggcacacgactactgcctcatcgctcacaccccacatgggcacacgatgacttcccgctaatctccacacaatgggaattagccttccaatgcaaatgatttatgaataatgtacacatgacacatacttacatctttatacatcatcatcattccgatgcttaacatcgcttatcacctcttaccaataaggtcacaacaagtatgtacatgtataagcatcattcaatcattcacatccatacatcacatcatcacaattaacatacacatcatattaatgttaattgccaccatagccatcatattaatattaacaatatattaatattcacaatcaccaatcatcatcatcatacatatacaatcattcacatatgtacactacatcctcacaattaacatacacatcatattaatgttaattgccaccataaccaacatattaatattaacaatatattaatattcacaatcaccaatcatcatcatcatacttcgtacatctatcatcattacacaccacgTAATAATTATATAAGACAACTCAACAGTAAGTCACACAGCAtgtatcatttacgacatgttatacacCAACATCATTCATTGGATATTATAATCacatcaccaacataaatacatgcatcaatagtcatatgaaTAAGCACATATACGTATACCATGTTTCAATTCATCAATAATTAATTTGAGTTCTTAAAgtaaagtcggctactgcccatttatcaattcatcagttaaagcatctcattagcttcgcaacgcccaaaacggcacataaatcggatactcagatcaaaagttatgggtttttaaagataaaacatttttagaaaatatgctgcagaacccgggttgtccctacatgggaaccggttcctggcagcttccaaatcctcgtctctgatttttactatggggaaccgggttgtccctatgtgggaaccggttcccagcaacccagaatcctcATCCCTCTGTTTTTATGagtaggaaccggttcgtcccacatgggaaccggttcctacgtacctgcacagccaaattcactattttgacagcatttaccctatcccatttccccaatttcaggtacatagaaCATACGACACATATAACATCAATTTTCACATAAAAACAtaattcagacaagttttatacaagtattaacagcatatataatgagtattaacaaaatcatgtaattcatgcaaaatcatcaaaacctaacacaatttcccaaacccgacacgtacgattgaactagacaacaatcctaatcaatcatactacctacaatcgcataaggattactaacccgaagaatccccccttacctcagagtcgaatcttcgaagatcttcttcccctttggctcttctcactttcacgtgttcttctttttcCTCAGAGTCTGTCTCTTTCTTCTGCCTCCTCTATTtcccaattccttttattttatgaaaaataaaatagaatattataatgggcttgcttagttaacacctccCATTCTGCTactcaccactctaggcccaatgccaatatctcatcattttccatatgatttaatcaattaccaaattaattctaattaataatttaatttccaattaaattaaaattagaaaatatggggtgttacaagtaggagcttaatgctcagtaatgtatattagcctgagtggcaagaggtcatcagtgggagctgcgtgctcgatgacgacagcctgcgggctttctgagtggaataaagtcccagcatattGCTCGGCAGGTGTTTTTGTCATattgacaaggaggagttttactccggatttggtaccacatgcatatgcatagtcgagtctcattcatcatcgtcagtctgtataatttatgttatcattcatgtgtcgcattacttatatattaattgtggatgacttagtggattactttgttgtatgattattgatgatacttgttggcattactatatttgtcatgctttctttatgaattatattctcacccttctgctgatttgatgcttgagtggcatcctgcagattagccgctttgggagtctttggaagaggtagttctccagttggtattgtcgatcgctctgatacgtaacaccggggagtcgggagtctgttgttatttatttgtatatgactcttttgaatatgtatatgtgataacatGCTGTagtatattgtaaacactttattttggaaaactcctctttgagagggagagctatatgtatatatatatgttcataccttccgtgtgttatgtatcatgttattggcaggtgtgtatgctttcggcatcgctgatgtccgtttgttttcaaagtgtttgtttggttacttagtgtaacatcctaattgtgttgtatgaaattttaaatactctgatattttcttgcctaaatgctttgggtagaattggggtgttacagtcacTGTGACTTCCCTTAGTCAAAGACCTAGAATGCCACCATAAAAAGAGATATCATCTTAGCTGCAATGATGAATaaacatgaaaaagaaaagaagatggtCTTGGAGAAAAAGATCATATAGCCATGGTTTATGGCGAAACCTTCATGAGAGGATACAAACCATATTCTCACATTTGTCAAGCCTCGGTAAGAGCATTCTTCATAAAAGAACCTGATAGAATCTTTTCATATCTAATACACGAATTCTACACCGACTTGAACATTCTTAGAAAAAACTCTAATATCATCAGTAAAGAATGTGAAGATAACAATTCATAAAGAACGATttggaagaaaatttgaaatactCTTCCTAGGAACACCCAACAAACTTGAAAAAATCTTAGAACACAAAAACTTCAAACGAAATGTAGCTCTAAACTCGCTTGTAACCAATCTTATGGAGAAAAAAAACTTTCCCTTCAAAACAACTATGTTAAAACCAAAAGTCTAAATACTCCATTATCTTCTAACAAGAATATCAATATCAATTTCATTATCAAAAATGATATTGTCTCTCTTTCATTCCTCACCCAAGACATACTAACAAATTGGGAAATAAGTAACATATAACATCATATAGCATTATGTTACTCCAAAACAACACCAAATATCATGGATTGACACAAGTAAACTTACAAACAACAAGAACATCATGTATCAACATCAATTTCCATTATCATAGCAAAACACACAAAATCCTAATTTTCATTTCATGACAGTTTTTCCTCAAAAAGCTAAACTACCTACAACCCACCTCTAGGAAGAAGAATGATGATGAAATTGAGTTGATTTCCTTATTGATCCAAGTTTCTTTATTCTTCTTCCAagcttttcctcttctttctccaagttttctctctatttcttctctcttttcttctttcttttactAACAAAATGATAGAGTGATTGGTAAGatagagagaaaagaaaatatcTTAAATGAAGTTTTATCTTCTATTGAGCAATGGATCAATtatcaatgttatcaaaatgttccttttttattaattaataaaggtCAATTGAACTGAGTAAAAATTAAACTCATATGAATTTACTAAATATTCTATTTGTCCCAACTAACAAGTAATATAGTATATAAGAACTGAGTTTGTCTCATTTGACAaaaattaaagtatttaagaggATATAAGATATTATATCGTACATTTTAAACGCCAACTTTAAATTACCATTTGAACaccaaattttaaatatattattttacattGTATATTAACACCTACATTTtgatctcatatatatatatatatatatatatatatatatatatatatatatatatatatatatatatatatatatatatatattaattcactttaaaataaaattggaCGGAGGATCCATCCATGGTCCAAATGAATTTCTCTTATATTAATCTCGACCATAATGTTTGACTTAATAATTTGcatagaaataataattatattagcctatttaataatttaaatattaatatatatagttaaaaaaaattaattcttatATTTAGGAGTGAGCTTGAGAGAGCAAAAGTTGAAGAAAGAAACAGAACCACTTTTTAACGTGACAAGTTGCAAAGTGGAACAAACCACAATCCCTCCTTCATAAATGCATCTCATAATTAAAGTTCAACCCACTCACCCATTGGTAAATGGTAACAtcgttaacaacaacaacaacaaaacaaaacaaaaaatgttGGGAAAATCAAAAGATAGCTGGGTTGTGTTTGAACCACTTCGAGTGATTCACAACAACAAACTCATATTCTTTTACATCGCTTCATTCACAACACTCCCTCTCTCTTTTCTCCTCTTCACTCTCTCCATCACCACTCACACGCTCCGTTCTCATATCTACCACCTCGAAGCCCTAGCCACTCTCACCTCCACGCTCATGGAAGCGCGTCACGTCTGGCACGAGTCTCGAGACAACGCCGTCTATCTCCTCCGCGTCAGATCACTCTTTTTCCTCCTCTGTTTCCCGCTTTCACTCGCCGCCGTTGTATCCTCCGTCCACACAACATTCTCCTTTATCCATGGCAAAACCGTTACTGTTAACTCAACCGTTAACGCCGTTAGAGATTACTGGAAGCGCCCGTTCGTTACGGCTATTTTTGTTTATGTAATCTTGTTGACGTTTTCGCCAGTGCCACGTGTGATTGCTTCGGTATTCGTGACGCGGGAATCGCGGTTTGTTGTTATGGCGATTGGTGCGGGGTTTGAGGTTTATCTGATGGCGGTTATGGGCTTGGGCCTGGTGGTATCCGTTGTTGAAGAGAGATCCGGGTGGAATGCAATTAGTGTCGGGTCGGGTTTGATGCGAGGGAAGAGATTGATATTCGGGTGGTTAATTTCGGTTTTGTTTGTTATGGTTTCGGGTTTTATAAACCGAAAAATGGAAGGTTCGAATTCGGAGGTGATGAGTATTTGGGATAAAACGGTTTTGATTTGTTCGTATGGGTTAACGGTGGTTTTTAGTTATGTTGTTACAACTGTTTTTTATTGTGATAGTAGAATGCCCCATGCCGTTAGAGAACGCGAAACGACAGATCAAGATGTTGATTGTATTTCGCTTTCATCGTCTTTGTaaattactaattttttttatagattaacGATTTGGGTTTATTTGTAGTTACATAGGTTTATTGTTTTagctttaatttatttttatttcctttCCTGTGATTACATTAATGGGATAGTGGAGCTAGGCATTGAATTGATAAAGAGAAAGTTGCATTAAAATGTATAGAATTGTAAACAATGGGTCCAACAATTCCAAGTTGATACttaaaaaaagaataatataaGTTGGTTGCTACATGTATGTaataagaaagaaaatgaaagtttTGTCCGCCAGCATATTCGTTGACTTAAAGGCGTTATATCCAAAGATACATAGTGTaacattccaaaaaaaaatactaaaaagaaTTTTTGGCAGGCCTAGATGTCATCTTCCATTTTGTTTTCATTCCGGCGTACTTTGGCTTAGTTTTGTAGCTGTGGCCATTTACTTAACCATCAAGACAAAGAAAAGCAGTAGTTCTCTAGCCAGATGGAAGCGGATTTGAGAATGTGAAGCTCGCCGTGTAGCAGATTTTGAGCCATTTGTCTTCTAACAGGAAGTCTTCTTTCGCACAAGGATGTACCCCAAGAATCTAATGACTGCACGGAAGTGTGGAAAGTGCAGATGTTTAATCAGTATCCCGTAATAAACAATAAATTAGATTAAGTCCCTGAACAGTTACCATAACAGCTGTATTGCGCTCTTCAattaattggatgaataatgaAGACAACATCTGGTGTGCTTGGATCTCTTTGTTTATATCCTGTAAAGGACGCCTAGCCAGCCTACCATCAGTTTGTGCAGCCTCCATGACCAGATGGTTAAGCTCTGATAATCCATCAATAAAAATTCCAAAACTGAATATAGTTAAGCTCTGATTAACACACAGTACAAAGAACTACAAAATAATAAGAACTTTAACACACCGTGAGGCGTGGTACAGGAAAGAATACGAGCAAATGCGCGAAGTGATTGTGGCACTCCCTTCCCTTTTCCTCTAGCAGACTTCACCTCCCTATGTGATCACAGCTCCATCAGATTGCCAAATACTGACAAGTATGTAAGCAACACTTTAGAGAAACACCACATCAGAAAGCCCATGATAtccaatataaaaaatatactaaGTGTTACAACTATTTAACATTCATGTTCCATGCGTGACGAGTTCGATAAAGCTCAATCTAGATAGCAGAAGGTATCTGGTGCATATAAATGTCATATAAATGTGAACGGTGATAGAGGGAGACATAAAAAGAAGATTAAAAGTTACATTGCATTTAACCATCGAGGTC is part of the Vicia villosa cultivar HV-30 ecotype Madison, WI linkage group LG2, Vvil1.0, whole genome shotgun sequence genome and encodes:
- the LOC131648515 gene encoding uncharacterized protein LOC131648515 — protein: MHLIIKVQPTHPLVNGNIVNNNNNKTKQKMLGKSKDSWVVFEPLRVIHNNKLIFFYIASFTTLPLSFLLFTLSITTHTLRSHIYHLEALATLTSTLMEARHVWHESRDNAVYLLRVRSLFFLLCFPLSLAAVVSSVHTTFSFIHGKTVTVNSTVNAVRDYWKRPFVTAIFVYVILLTFSPVPRVIASVFVTRESRFVVMAIGAGFEVYLMAVMGLGLVVSVVEERSGWNAISVGSGLMRGKRLIFGWLISVLFVMVSGFINRKMEGSNSEVMSIWDKTVLICSYGLTVVFSYVVTTVFYCDSRMPHAVRERETTDQDVDCISLSSSL